A genomic segment from Mastomys coucha isolate ucsf_1 unplaced genomic scaffold, UCSF_Mcou_1 pScaffold7, whole genome shotgun sequence encodes:
- the Dsp gene encoding desmoplakin isoform X3, whose translation MSCNGGSHPRINTLGRMTRAESGPDLRYEMTYSGGGGGGGGGGGGGGTSRMYYSRRCTVNDQNSDGYCQTGTMSRHQNQNTIQELLQNCSDCLMRAELIAQPELKFGEGIQLAWNRELDEYFTQANDQMEIIDGLIREMRQMGQPCDAYQKRLLQLQEQMRALYKAISVPRVRRASSKGAGGYTCQSGSGWDEFTKRLTGECLGWMRQQRAEMDLMAWGVDSGSVEQHINSHRSIHNAIGDYRWQLDKIKADLREKSAIYQLEEEYENLLKASFERMDHLRQLQNIIQATSREIMWINDCEEEELLYDWSDKNTNIAQKQEAFSIRMSQLEVKEKELNKLKQESDQLVLNQHPASDKIEAYMDTLQTQWSWILQITKCIDVHLKENAAYFQFFEEAQSTEAYLKGLQDSIRKKYPCDKNMPLQHLLEQIKELEKEREKILEYKRQVQNLVNKSKKIVQLKPRNPDYRSNKPIILRALCDYKQDQKIVHKGDECILKDNNERSKWYVTGPGGVDMLVPSVGLIIPPPNPLAVDLSCKIEQYYEAILALWNQLYINMKSLVSWHYCMIDIEKIRAMTIAKLKTMRQEDYMKTIEDLELHYQDFIKNSQGSEMFGDDDKRRMQSQFTDAQKHYQTLVIQLPGHPQHQTVTKTEITHLGTCQDVNHNKVIETNRENDKQETWLLMELQKIRRQMEHCEARMTLKNLLFTDQGSTHHITVKINELKSVQNDSQALADVLNQLKDMLANFRGSEKYCYLQNEIFGLFQKLENINGVTDGYLNSLCSVRALLQAILQTEDMLKVYEARLTEEETVCLDLDKVEAYRCGLKKIKNDLNLKKSLLATMKTELQKAQQIHSQSSQQYPLYDLDLGKFTEKVTQLTDRWQKIDKQIDFRLWDLEKQIKQLRNYRDNYQSFCKWLYDAKRRQDSLESMKFGDSNTVMRFLNEQKNLHNEISGKRDKSEEVHKIAELCANSIKDYELQLASYTSGLETLLNIPIKRTMVQSPSGVILQEAADIHARYIELLTRSGDYYRFLSEMLKSLEDLKLKNTKIEVLEEELRLARDANSENCNKNKFLDQNLQKYQAECSQFKAKLVSLEELKRQAELDGKSAKQNLDKCYGQIKELNEKITRLTYEIEDEKRRRKTVEDRFDQQKNDYDQLQKARQCEKENLGWQKLESEKAIKEKEYEIERLRVLLQEEGARKREYENELAKASNRIQESKSQCTQVVQERESLLVKIKVLEQDKARLQRLEDELNRAKATLEAESRVKQRLECEKQQIQNDLNQWKTQYSRKEETIRKIESEREKSEREKNSLRSEIERLQAEIKRIEERCRRKLEDSTRETQSQLENERCRLQKEIDKLRQRPYGSHRETQTEYEWTVDSSKLVFDGLRKKVTAMQLYECQLIDKTTLDKLLKGKKSVEEVASEIQPFLRGAGAIAGASASPKEKYSLVEAKRKKFITPESTVMLLEAQAATGGIIDPHRNEKLTVDNAIARDLIDFDDRQQIYTAEKAITGFDDPFSGKTVSVSEAIKKNLIDRETGMRLLEAQLASGGVVDPVNSVFLPKDVALARGLIDRDLYRSLNDPRDSQKNFVDPITKKKVSYMQLRERCRIEPHTGLLLLSVQKRSMSFQGIRQPVTVTELVDSGILRPSTVNELESGQISYDEVGERIKDFLQGSSCIAGIYNETTKQKLGIYEAMKIGLVRPGTALELLEAQAATGFIVDPVSNLRLPVEEAYKRGLVGIEFKEKLLSAERAVTGYNDPETGNIISLFQAMNKELIEKGHGIRLLEAQIATGGIIDPKESHRLPVDMAYKRGYFNEELSEILSDPSDDTKGFFDPNTEENLTYLQLKERCIKDEETGLCLLPLKEKKKQVQTSQKNTLRKRRVVIVDPETNKEMSVQEAYKKGLIDYETFKELCEQECEWEEITITGSDGSTRVVLVDRKTGSQYDIQDAIDKGLVDRKFFDQYRSGSLSLTQFADMISLKNGVGNSSGLGGSVNDDVFSSSRHDSVSKISTISSVRNLTIRSSSLSDPLEESSPIAAIFDTENLEKISITEGIERGIVDSITGQRLLEAQACTGGIIHPTTGQKLSLQDAVSQGLIDQDMATRLKPAQKAFIGFEGVKGKKKMSAAEAVKEKWLPYEAGQRFLEFQFLTGGLVDPEVHGRISTEEAIRKGFIDGRAAQRLQDISSYAKILTCPKTKLKISYKDAMNRSMVEDITGLRLLEAASVSSKGLPSPYNMSAPGSRSGSRSGSRSGSRSGSRSGSRRGSFDATGNSSYSYSYSFSSNSIGY comes from the exons GCAGAAATGGACCTGATGGCCTGGGGTGTGGACTCTGGCTCAGTGGAACAGCACATCAACAGCCACAGGAGCATCCACAACGCCATTGGGGACTACCGCTGGCAGCTGGACAAGATCAAAGCGGATCTG CGTGAAAAGTCAGCAATCTACCAGTTGGAGGAGGAATATGAAAACCTGCTG AAAGCCTCCTTTGAGAGGATGGACCACCTGCGCCAGCTGCAGAACATCATCCAGGCCACCTCTCGAGAGATCATGTGGATCAATGActgtgaggaggaggagctgcTGTATGACTGGAGTGACAAGAACACCAACATCGCTCAGAAGCAGGAGGCCTTCTCT ATACGCATGAGTCAACTGGAAGTCAAGGAAAAGGAACTCAATAAGCTTAAACAAGAAAGTGACCAGCTTGTCCTCAATCAGCATCCAGCTTCAGACAAAATTGAG GCATATATGGATACTCTTCAGACACAGTGGAGCTGGATTCTGCAAATCACCAAGTGCATTGATGTCCATCTCAAAGAAAATGCTGCATACTTTCAG TTTTTTGAAGAAGCCCAGTCAACTGAAGCCTACCTGAAGGGCTTGCAAGACTCCATCAGGAAGAAATACCCCTGTGACAAGAACATGCCCCTCCAGCACCTGCTGGAGCAGATCAAAGAGCTGGAG AAAGAACGGGAGAAGATCCTCGAATACAAGCGTCAGGTACAGAACTTGGTAAACAAGTCCAAGAAGATCGTGCAGCTGAAACCTCGGAACCCAGACTACAGGAGCAACAAGCCCATTATTCTCAGGGCTCTCTGCGACTACAAACAAGACCAG AAAATCGTACACAAAGGGGATGAGTGTATCTTGAAGGACAACAATGAGCGCAGCAAGTGGTATGTGACTGGCCCTGGAGGTGTTGACATGCTTGTCCCTTCCGTGGGCCTGATCATCCCACCTCCAAACCCACTGGCCGTGGATCTTTCTTGCAA GATTGAGCAGTACTATGAAGCCATCTTGGCTCTGTGGAACCAGCTCTACATCAACATGAAGAGCCTGGTGTCTTGGCACTACTGCATGATTGACATCGAGAAGATCAGAGCCATGACTATTGCTAAG CTGAAAACtatgagacaggaagattacatGAAGACCATTGAAGACCTTGAGCTCCACTACCAAGACTTCATCAAAAACAGCCAAGGCTCGGAGATGTTTGGAGATGATGACAAGCGGAGGATGCAGTCTCAGTTCACTGATGCCCAGAAGCATTACCAGACCCTGGTCATTCAGCTTCCTGGCCACCCCCAGCACCAGACAG TCACCAAAACTGAAATCACTCACCTGGGTACCTGCCAAGATGTCAACCACAATAAAGTAATTGAAACTAACAGAGAAAACGACAAGCAGGAGACGTGGCTGCTGATGGAGCTGCAGAAGATCCGCAGGCAGATGGAGCACTGTGAGGCCAGGATGACGCTGAAAAATCTCCTGTTCACAGACCAAGGCTCTACACACCACATCACCGTGAAAATCAACGAGCTGAAG AGTGTACAGAATGATTCACAAGCCCTGGCGGACGTTCTCAATCAGCTTAAAGACATGCTTGCCAACTTCCGAGGGTCTGAAAAATACTGCTATCTACAGAATGAGATATTTGGACTATTTCAGAAGCTGGAAAATATCAATGGTGTCACAGATGGCTACTTAAACAG CCTGTGCTCTGTAAGAGCGCTTCTCCAGGCTATTCTGCAAACAGAAGACATGCTGAAAGTCTATGAAGCAAGGCTGACGGAGGAGGAAACTGTCTGTCTGGACCTGGATAAAGTGGAGGCTTACCGCTGCGGGCTGAAG aaaataaaaaatgacttgAACTTGAAAAAGTCGCTGTTGGCCACCATGAAGACAGAGCTGCAGAAGGCACAGCAGATCCACTCCCAGTCCTCACAGCAGTACCCGCTCTATGACCTAGACCTGGGCAAATTCACTGAGAAAGTGACACAGCTGACGGATCGTTGGCAAaagatagacaaacagatagacTTCAG ATTGTGGGACCTGGAGAAACAAATCAAACAACTAAGGAACTATCGGGACAATTATCAGAGCTTCTGCAAGTGGCTATATGATGCCAAACGCCGCCAGGACTCTTTAGAGTCCATGAAGTTTGGAGATTCTAACACAGTCATGCGGTTTTTGAATGAGCAGAAG AACCTGCACAATGAAATATCTGGCAAACGAGATAAATCAGAAGAAGTGCATAAAATCGCTGAACTTTGCGCAAACTCAATTAAG GATTATGAACTGCAGCTGGCATCGTACACCTCAGGACTGGAAACTCTACTGAACATACCCATTAAGAGGACCATGGTTCAGTCCCCATCTGGGGTGATTCTGCAAGAG gCTGCAGACATTCACGCGAGGTACATTGAACTGCTTACAAGGTCTGGAGACTACTACAGATTCTTAAGTGAGATGCTAAAGAGTTTGGAAGATCTGAAG TTGAAAAATACCAAGATTGAAGTTTTGGAAGAGGAACTAAGACTGGCCCGGGATGCCAACTCAGAAAATTGCAATAAGAATAAGTTCCTAGATCAGAACCTGCAGAAATACCAGGCAGAGTGTTCCCAGTTCAAAGCAAAGCTTGTGAGcctggaggagctgaagagacAAGCTGAGCTGGATGGAAAGTCAGCCAAGCAAAACCTGGACAAGTGCTATGGTCAGATCAAGGAGCTCAATGAGAAGATCACCCGGCTGACCTATGAGATCGAAGACGAGAAACGCAGGAGAAAGACCGTGGAAGACAGGTTTGACCAACAGAAGAATGACTATGATCAGCTGCAGAAGGCACGGCAATGTGAGAAGGAGAACCTTGGCTGGCAGAAGCTGGAGTCCGAGAAAGCCATCAAGGAGAAGGAGTACGAGATAGAGAGGTTGAGGGTTCTGCTGCAGGAAGAGGGCGCCCGGAAGAGAGAATATGAAAATGAGCTGGCAAAG GCCTCTAATAGGATCCAGGAGTCAAAGAGTCAGTGCACTCAGGTCgttcaggagagagagagcctgctgGTGAAGATCAAAGTCCTGGAGCAAGACAAGGCGAGGCTGCAGAGGCTAGAGGATGAGCTGAACCGTGCCAAAGCAACACTGGAGGCAGAAAGCCGGGTGAAACAGCGCCTGGAGTGTGAGAAGCAGCAGATCCAGAATGACCTGAACCAGTGGAAAACTCAGTACTCCCGCAAGGAGGAGACCATTAGGAAGatagagtcagaaagagagaagagtgagCGAGAGAAGAACAGTCTCAGGAGTGAGATCGAGAGACTTCAGGCGGAGATCAAGAGGATCGAAGAGAGGTGCAGGCGGAAGCTAGAGGATTCTACCAGGGAGACTCAGTCCCAGCTGGAAAACGAACGCTGCAGGCTTCAGAAGGAGATCGACAAACTCAGGCAGCGTCCCTACGGCTCCCATCGAGAGACCCAGACGGAATATGAGTGGACCGTTGATTCCTCCAAGCTGGTATTTGACGGGCTGAGGAAGAAGGTGACCGCAATGCAGCTCTATGAGTGCCAGCTGATCGACAAGACAACGCTGGACAAGCTGTTGAAGGGAAAGAAGTCAGTAGAGGAGGTGGCTTCAGAGATCCAGCCTTTCCTGAGGGGCGCAGGGGCCATCGCGGGCGCTTCTGCTTCTCCCAAAGAAAAATACTCTTTGGTGGAAGCCAAGAGAAAGAAATTCATCACCCCAGAATCCACAGTCATGCTTCTGGAGGCCCAGGCAGCCACGGGAGGTATCATCGACCCCCATCGCAATGAGAAACTCACTGTGGACAATGCCATAGCTCGGGATCTCATTGACTTCGACGACCGCCAACAGATCTACACAGCGGAGAAAGCCATTACTGGTTTTGATGACCCGTTTTCAGGCAAGACAGTCTCTGTTTCAGAAGCCATCAAGAAGAATTTGATTGACAGAGAAACCGGAATGCGCCTGTTGGAAGCCCAGCTTGCTTCAGGGGGTGTTGTTGACCCAGTCAACAGTGTCTTTTTGCCAAAAGATGTCGCCTTGGCCCGTGGGCTGATTGATAGAGATTTGTATCGCTCCTTGAATGATCCCCGGGATAGTCAGAAGAACTTCGTGGATCCAATCACCAAGAAGAAGGTCAGCTACATGCAGCTGAGAGAACGGTGCCGAATCGAACCCCACACGGGTCTGCTCCTGCTGTCAGTACAGAAGAGAAGCATGTCCTTCCAAGGAATCAGACAACCTGTGACCGTCACCGAACTGGTTGATTCTGGCATATTGAGGCCATCCACTGTAAATGAACTGGAATCAGGTCAGATTTCTTATGATGAGGTTGGTGAGAGAATCAAGGACTTCCTGCAGGGTTCAAGCTGCATAGCAGGCATATATAATGAGACCACTAAACAGAAGCTTGGCATCTATGAGGCTATGAAAATTGGCTTAGTTCGACCTGGTACCGCTCTGGAGTTGCTGGAAGCCCAAGCAGCTACTGGTTTTATAGTGGATCCTGTCAGCAACTTAAGGCTCCCTGTGGAGGAAGCCTACAAAAGAGGTCTGGTGGGCATTGAGTTCAAAGAGAAGCTTCTGTCTGCAGAACGAGCTGTCACTGGCTACAACGACCCTGAAACCGGAAACATCATCTCCTTATTCCAAGCAATGAACAAGGAACTCATCGAAAAAGGCCATGGCATTCGCCTACTGGAGGCACAGATCGCAACTGGCGGTATCATCGATCCAAAGGAGAGCCATCGGTTACCGGTTGACATGGCGTATAAGAGGGGTTATTTCAACGAGGAGCTTAGCGAAATCCTTTCAGACCCAAGTGATGACACCAAAGGCTTTTTTGAtccaaacactgaagaaaaccTCACCTATCTGCAACTGAAAGAAAGATGCATCAAAGATGAGGAAACGGggctctgcctgctgcctctgaaagaaaagaagaaacaggtgCAGACTTCACAGAAGAACACCCTCAGAAAGCGGAGGGTGGTCATAGTTGACCCGGAAACCAATAAAGAGATGTCTGTTCAGGAGGCCTACAAGAAAGGCCTTATTGATTATGAAACCTTCAAGGAGCTATGTGAACAAGAGTGTGAATGGGAAGAAATAACCATCACGGGATCAGATGGCTCCACCAGGGTGGTCCTAGTAGACCGAAAGACCGGCAGTCAGTATGACATTCAAGATGCTATTGACAAGGGCCTCGTTGACAGGAAGTTCTTCGATCAATACCGATCAGGCAGCCTTAGCCTCACACAGTTTGCTGACATGATCTCCTTGAAAAATGGCGTTGGCAACAGCAGCGGCTTGGGCGGGAGTGTCAACGATGATGTTTTTAGCAGCTCTCGACACGACTCCGTGAGTAAGATTTCCACCATATCCAGTGTCAGAAATTTAACCATCCGAAGCAGCTCTCTGTCTGACCCCCTGGAGGAGTCGAGCCCCATTGCTGCCATCTTTGACACAGAAAATCTAGAGAAAATCTCTATTACAGAAGGTATAGAGCGGGGCATTGTGGATAGCATCACTGGTCAGAGGCTTCTGGAGGCTCAGGCCTGCACGGGTGGCATCATCCACCCTACCACCGGTCAGAAGCTGTCTCTTCAAGATGCAGTCTCCCAGGGTCTCATTGACCAAGACATGGCCACCAGGCTGAAGCCTGCCCAGAAGGCCTTCATTGGCTTTGAAGgtgtaaaaggaaagaagaagatgTCAGCAGCAGAGGCAGTGAAAGAAAAATGGCTGCCCTATGAGGCAGGCCAGCGCTTCCTCGAGTTCCAATTCCTCACGGGAGGCCTTGTTGACCCGGAAGTGCATGGGAGGATCAGCACCGAAGAAGCCATCCGTAAAGGTTTCATCGATGGCCGTGCAGCTCAGAGGTTGCAGGACATCAGCAGCTATGCCAAAATCCTCACCTGCCCCAAAACCAAGTTAAAAATCTCCTACAAGGATGCCATGAATCGCTCCATGGTGGAAGACATCACTGGGTTGCGCCTTCTGGAAGCCGCCTCCGTGTCCTCTAAGGGTTTGCCTAGCCCTTATAACATGTCAGCCCCAGGCTCCCGCTCTGGTTCAAGGTCCGGATCTCGCTCAGGCTCCCGCTCTGGCTCCCGCAGCGGGTCTCGGAGAGGAAGCTTCGATGCCACGGGGAATTcttcttactcctattcctattcatTTAGCAGTAACTCTATTGGGTACTAG